In Gimesia panareensis, the genomic window GCCCAGATGGTGGGTGAGATTGCGAAAGCGATTCAGGCCAGCGATGTCGGTCTGGCTCCGAACACGGATGGACGCGTGGTGCGGTTGAACATTCCCCCGCTGTCGACCGAACGTCGTCGGCAGATGGTCTCTCGCGTCAAAGAGCTGGCTGAAGAAGCCCGGATTTCGATCCGCAATATCCGCCGCGATGCGAACAAGCACGCAGACCAGGCGGAAAAAGACAAGATCATGGGGGAAGACGAACGGGACGACACCAAGGATCAGATTCAGGAACTGACCAAGAAGTTCGAAGGTAAAGTCAACAGCATGGCGGATGCGAAAGAAAAAGACGTGATGGACGAGTAGTCCACGGTCGTTTTTCAGTCCGCGCTCGAAACAACTGTGCTCCCGCCACGAAGATCAGGAGTCCGTCTTTTCTCAGACGGGTTCAATACAGTCACATTCTATCTTAACCTCTGTAAACTAAGAGACAGGTTCAAGTTTCCATGGCAAAGAAAACAATTGAAAACGTAGACGTAGCGGGTAAGACCGTTTTAATGCGTGTGGATTTTAACGTTCCGCTGGACGACGCTCTGAACATCACCGACGATCGCCGGGTGCGGATGGCACTGCCTTCGATTAAATCGGTCATCGATCGTGGCGGACGCCTGATTCTGATGAGTCACCTGGGACGTCCCAAAGGTGATGCCGGCGATGCGAAGTTCAGTCTGAAGCCGACAGCGGCCTGCCTGGGTAAGCTGCTGGATCAGGATGTCGCCTTCGCAACCGATACCGTTGGTGATGACGCGAAAGCGAAAGTCGCTGCATTACAGGATGGCCAGGTGCTGATCCTGGAGAACCTGCGTTTCAACGAAGGTGAGAAAAAAGGGGATGCCGCTTTTGCAGGCGAGCTGGCTGGGTTCGCTGACATCTACTGCAACGACGCGTTTGGTACCTGTCACCGGACCGATGCTTCGATGGTGGCAGTACCCGAAGCGATGGACGGCAAGCCGAAAGTGGTCGGTTTTCTGGTCGCGAAGGAAATTCAATACCTGTCCGATGCGATTGCCAGTCCGCAACGTCCCTTCGTGGCGATCCTGGGCGGGGCCAAAGTTTCAGACAAGATCAACGTGATTAACAACCTGCTGGGCATCTGCGACAAGGTGCTGATCGGCGGGGCAATGGCCTACACCTTCTCGCTGGCCCAGGGAGGCCAGGTAGGTGACAGCCTGGTAGAAAAGGACAAGGTCGAGCTGGCCAAAGAGCTGATCGCCAAGGGGGGCGACAAGCTGATGCTGCCGGTCGACACACATTGTGGCGACGATTTCAACAGCAACTGCAATAAGCAGGTCGTCAAAGCGGGTGAAATCCCCGATGGTTTCGAAGGTCTGGATATTGGTCCGGAAACCGCGAAGATGTTTGCTGAAACAGTGAAGGCTGCTAAAACGGTCGTCTGGAACGGTCCGATGGGTGTGTTCGAAATGCCGCCCTTTGATGAAGGGACGAAAGCCGTTGCCCAGGCGATCGCCGACAGCGATGCCACCAGCATTATCGGCGGTGGCGACAGTGCCGCCGCGATCCAGCAGCTCGGTTTTGCCGATCAGGTCTCGCACGTGAGTACCGGCGGTGGGGCCAGCCTGGCGATGCTGGAAGGTCAGGAATTTGCAGCCGTCAATCTGCTGGATGAAGCCTGATTGATCCTGCTGTTGAATTCACTTTTCAAAGCACAGCTCTTCACTGGAGGGCTGTGTTTTTTTGTTTGGCAATGATCTGCTCGCAACCGGGGAAGCGAGGCGGTAGAATAACAGGAGTCTCTGGTTTTGTGTGGTAGACGATCACTGTTGGGTAAGCCCACAGTGCCACCCGATGCTTGAGAAGGTTAGTAACTGTGTTGGGCTGGAAATGAGTTCTGGGGGGCACTGTCAGACAAGCCGACAGTAGCACACGGGTCTTCTCCAGAAGGTTCCAGATCAGCCCTCATTTATTGTTGGGACTGGGGGAGTGAGGCATGTCGACGTCGTTATTCACTGCAGAGGAAATCGAGCGGTTTCAGCGTGACGGCTTTATCATCGTGGAATCGCTGTTCAGCCAGGAAGAAGTGACACTGCTGGGACAGATCGGCCGGGCGGATCTGGCGATGCAGCAGGCGACCTTCAGTCGTGCCGACGGAGAAGGAGGCGCGGTCAAGCTGAGCGTCGAGAATGAAGTGGGCGATGACATTTATGGTGTGATCGCCGCCGGGCATCGGGTGGTAGACCGGATGGAGGAACTGCTGGGGGATGAGGTTTATCATTACCACCACAAGATGATCCAGAAGGAAGCCAAAGTGGGTGGCGCCTGGGCATGGCACCAGGATTACGGATACTGGTACAACAATGGCTGTCTGTTTCCGGACATGGGGAGCTGCATGATTGCCGTCGACCGGGCGACGCAGGAAAACGGTTGCCTGCAGGTGCTGAAAGGGAGTCATCTCATGGGCCGCATGCATCACGGCAAGGTCGGTGACCAGACCGGGGCAGACCCGGAGCGGGTGGTAGCGGCGTGCGAACGATTTGAGCTGGTGTATTGTACTTTAGAACCGGGATCGGCTGTCTTTTTCCATTCGAATCTGCTCCACCGTTCGGATCAGAACAAGAGTGAGCATCCACGTTGGGGGTTCATCTGCTGTTACAATACGAAGCACAACGATCCGTATAAAGAATCACGGCACCCCCGTTATACGCCGCTGAAGAAACGGGACGATGCTGACGTGCTGCAGGTGGGCCGTGTCCAGTGGGAACAGCTGCAGGCAGATTCATCTCTGTGAAGGGGATCTGTTTTTATGGATCGATGATGAATCAGAGTGTATCGGAGTCTGTCATGCCAGGGCACTGTCGGACAAGCCGACAGTGGCACCCGATACTTTAAAAATTAGTGATCTGGCAGGGTAGGAAGTGAGTCCTGGTGAACACTGTTGGGCAAGCCAACAGTGCCACCCGGGAGTCTCGTTTAATTCGATCTCGAATTGTGAGAAATGGATGGGTAACGGTGCCGAGACCGCAGGCAGGGAATTGAGTCAGCAGAGTGCGCTGATCAAGCGACTGGCGCGCGAGGTGGGATTTGATCTGGCCGGGATTGCGCCGGCGATCACGCCCGGCGGTTATCACAGTTTTCTGGAGTGGATGGACCAGGGCTATGCGGGCGAGATGAGCTATCTCGAACGTCGTAAGGATGCGTATGAGCATCCGCGATATGTGATGAGTTCCGTGCGCAGCGTATTGATGCTGACGCTGAACTATCAGACGGAAGAACCGCCCGCAGTGACCGGAACCGACGCCCGGGTTTCGCGGTATGCCTGGGGCACGACCGACTATCACAAAGTCATTCGCAAAAAACTGAAGCAGCTGTCACGCTTGATTCGCGCGGAATATCCCGGTTGTGAAACGCGGGGTGTGGTCGACACCGCGCCGCTGCTGGAGCGGGATTTCGCGCAGCTGGCAGGGTTGGGCTGGATCGGGAAAAACACGCTGCTGCTCAACAAGCGGGAAGGGAGCTGGTTTTTCCTGGCGGGGTTATTATTGAGTTATGAACTGGAATATGACGAACCGCAACAGAGTGCCCATTGTGGAACCTGCACACGGTGTCTGGAGGCCTGCCCGACCGATGCCTTTGTCGAAGCGGGCACTTTGGATGCGCGGAAGTGCATTTCGTATCTGACGATTGAACTCCGCGATCAGCCGATCCCGGCGGCGCTGCGACCGGGGATGCAGGAGTGGCTGTTCGGCTGTGATGTCTGCCAGGAGGTCTGTCCCTGGAACCGGAAGGCGCCAATCAGTGGTGAGCCGGCGTTTCAGCCGGTCGAAACGTTTACTCCTGTCGATGCCTGCGAACTGCTGACACTGGATGAAGCTGCGTTTCAGGAGCGGTTCCAGAGTACACCCATGTCGCGGGCTCGCCGGGCGGGGTTGCTGCGGAATGCGGCGATCGTGCTGGGGAACCGGGGGGATCAGCGTGCGGTGCCGGCTCTGTTGCGCGTCCTTGATGATGCGGAACCGTTGATTCGGGGGGCGGTAGCCTGGGCGCTGGGGCGACTGGGAGATACAGAGACGCACAGCGTGCTACAAGCCCGGCTGGAGGCAGAGACTGAGACAGATGTGATTGCAGAACTCAAGTCGGCACTGGATGAACTGGAGCGTCAGGGGGAATAAACTCTAAAATGCAGGGAGAAAATGGGGGCCTCTGATGGAAAAGTGACTGGTCGTGTATTAGGATCTGGATCAGACGTAAACGAACAGAAATTCTGTGGTTCTTGAATCAGAACGTAATTGTGAATGGGAGTGGTGAAATGGGCGATCAACTTCTTGTCGGAGTCAATGGAGCCGGTGGTCGAATGGGACAGCGGGTGGCTGTGCTCGTATATCAGGATCCGGATCTGAAACTGGGGGCTGCCCTGGAATCGGACAACTCGCCTGCACTGGGGAAGGATGTGGGCGAGGTGGCCGGCATCGGTCCCATCGGACTGAACATTACGTCTGAACTGTCGGATCGAGTCGATGTGATCATTGACTTCTCCCTGCCAGCCGGGCTGGTGAAAATTGCCGGCATCTGTGCAGAACGGCAGATTCCGCTGGTTGCCGCGACGACCGGGCTGACGCCGGAGCAGCGGAATGAAGTGTTGACGGCTGCCCAGACGACTCCTCTGATTCTGGCTCCCAATATGAGTGTCGCGGTGAATCTGATGATGAAGCTGGTGCGGGAAGCCGCCCATTCCCTGAAGAATACACCCAGTGGTGTGGACGTCGAGATCATCGAGCGTCATCATCGGTTCAAGGAAGATGCTCCCAGCGGGACCGCCCTGCATTTTGGTGAAATCATCGCTGATGAGATGGGGCAGACCGAGCATATTCACGGACGTCATGGTCGTCCCGGGCCGCGTCCGGTTTGTGAAATCGGCTATCATGCTCTGCGGACCGGTGATAATGTGGGCGAGCATACGATCGTGTTCGGCATGATGGGAGAGACGATCGACCTGACCGTGCGGGGCCATACCCGTGACAGCTATG contains:
- the frr gene encoding ribosome recycling factor — protein: MDQAEILLDAEERMDKAVHVFQGQLQGIRTGRATPGLVDSIRVDYYGSPTPLKQMANVSVPEPQQILIRPFDAQMVGEIAKAIQASDVGLAPNTDGRVVRLNIPPLSTERRRQMVSRVKELAEEARISIRNIRRDANKHADQAEKDKIMGEDERDDTKDQIQELTKKFEGKVNSMADAKEKDVMDE
- a CDS encoding phosphoglycerate kinase, with protein sequence MAKKTIENVDVAGKTVLMRVDFNVPLDDALNITDDRRVRMALPSIKSVIDRGGRLILMSHLGRPKGDAGDAKFSLKPTAACLGKLLDQDVAFATDTVGDDAKAKVAALQDGQVLILENLRFNEGEKKGDAAFAGELAGFADIYCNDAFGTCHRTDASMVAVPEAMDGKPKVVGFLVAKEIQYLSDAIASPQRPFVAILGGAKVSDKINVINNLLGICDKVLIGGAMAYTFSLAQGGQVGDSLVEKDKVELAKELIAKGGDKLMLPVDTHCGDDFNSNCNKQVVKAGEIPDGFEGLDIGPETAKMFAETVKAAKTVVWNGPMGVFEMPPFDEGTKAVAQAIADSDATSIIGGGDSAAAIQQLGFADQVSHVSTGGGASLAMLEGQEFAAVNLLDEA
- a CDS encoding phytanoyl-CoA dioxygenase family protein; this translates as MSTSLFTAEEIERFQRDGFIIVESLFSQEEVTLLGQIGRADLAMQQATFSRADGEGGAVKLSVENEVGDDIYGVIAAGHRVVDRMEELLGDEVYHYHHKMIQKEAKVGGAWAWHQDYGYWYNNGCLFPDMGSCMIAVDRATQENGCLQVLKGSHLMGRMHHGKVGDQTGADPERVVAACERFELVYCTLEPGSAVFFHSNLLHRSDQNKSEHPRWGFICCYNTKHNDPYKESRHPRYTPLKKRDDADVLQVGRVQWEQLQADSSL
- the queG gene encoding tRNA epoxyqueuosine(34) reductase QueG — encoded protein: MGNGAETAGRELSQQSALIKRLAREVGFDLAGIAPAITPGGYHSFLEWMDQGYAGEMSYLERRKDAYEHPRYVMSSVRSVLMLTLNYQTEEPPAVTGTDARVSRYAWGTTDYHKVIRKKLKQLSRLIRAEYPGCETRGVVDTAPLLERDFAQLAGLGWIGKNTLLLNKREGSWFFLAGLLLSYELEYDEPQQSAHCGTCTRCLEACPTDAFVEAGTLDARKCISYLTIELRDQPIPAALRPGMQEWLFGCDVCQEVCPWNRKAPISGEPAFQPVETFTPVDACELLTLDEAAFQERFQSTPMSRARRAGLLRNAAIVLGNRGDQRAVPALLRVLDDAEPLIRGAVAWALGRLGDTETHSVLQARLEAETETDVIAELKSALDELERQGE
- the dapB gene encoding 4-hydroxy-tetrahydrodipicolinate reductase, yielding MGDQLLVGVNGAGGRMGQRVAVLVYQDPDLKLGAALESDNSPALGKDVGEVAGIGPIGLNITSELSDRVDVIIDFSLPAGLVKIAGICAERQIPLVAATTGLTPEQRNEVLTAAQTTPLILAPNMSVAVNLMMKLVREAAHSLKNTPSGVDVEIIERHHRFKEDAPSGTALHFGEIIADEMGQTEHIHGRHGRPGPRPVCEIGYHALRTGDNVGEHTIVFGMMGETIDLTVRGHTRDSYVYGALMAAKFLTTQRAGVYTMADVLGLN